From one Lycium barbarum isolate Lr01 chromosome 6, ASM1917538v2, whole genome shotgun sequence genomic stretch:
- the LOC132644745 gene encoding protein FAR1-RELATED SEQUENCE 2-like, with protein sequence MFRVREFRDKHTCPLKDKVYSQRHATSWLIGGIVKPKVANYKRKYTPNDIAEDVRNDLGMDVSYMVAWRAKEKSMKDLMGEPSDSYKKLPGYLYILDKTYPGSHIRMRKFDENEFLYLLIALYAFIKGFDCCRPIVVVDGSHLKTAYNGTFVSASTLDGAGNILPLAYGVIDSENDRSWTWFFERFREAYGVRENMCIVSDRHESINKAVSKIYPNVPHYACIWHLWGNVCKKYKKSHDVLSPVFYAMAKAYTQEDFDELMGKVEKADFRVAEYLELAGREKWARVYATANRGWTMTSNIAECINRHLVAARELPIFDFLEEVKKMFGRWNYNNRKNGTYTFTTLGKKFQEMLSINEYLCLRMTAEPSTEYLYTVYDAGRHFIVNLDNKTCSCRMFQIDEIPCPHAWAAIKKKNLIADDYCSGLFKPHTVVKTYDVAVDPLPDEREWKIPTYISEDVVLPPRYKRPPGRPKKKRDKPLFELLLGKKRHACSTCGQTGHNRRSCSNAPRRK encoded by the exons ATGTTCAGGGTTAGGGAGTTTCGTGACAAGCATACATGTCCGCTAAAAGATAAGGTGTATTCACAACGCCATGCGACAAGTTGGCTTATAGGTGGAATTGTAAAACCAAAAGTAGCCAACTATAAGAGGAAATACACACCTAATGATATAGCGGAGGATGTAAGAAATGATCTTGGAATGGATGTGTCCTATATGGTCGCTTGGCGGGCTAAGGAAAAATCAATGAAGGATTTAATGGGTGAACCATCGGATTCTTACAAAAAATTACCTGGGTACCTATACATCTTGGATAAAACGTATCCAGGTTCACATATAAGAATGCGAAAATTCGACGAAAATGAGTTTCTGTATCTGTTAATAGCATTGTATGCATTCATCAAagggtttgattgttgtaggcCAATTGTTGTAGTTGACGGGAGCCACCTCAAAACAGCATACAACGGAACGTTTGTTTCAGCAAGCACGTTAGACGGTGCAG GTAATATACTTCCTTTAGCATATGGTGTGATAGATTCAGAAAATGACAGGTCTTGGACGTGGTTCTTTGAGCGATTCAGGGAAGCGTATGGTGTGAGAGAGAACATGTGTATTGTTTCTGATAGGCATGAAAGCATAAACAAAGCTGTTTCTAAAATCTATCCGAATGTGCCACATTATGCATGCATATGGCATCTTTGGGGTAACGTATGTAAGAAGTATAAGAAGAGCCATGATGTGTTGAGTCCCGTGTTTTATGCAATGGCAAAAGCGTACACGCAGGAAGATTTTGATGAGCTTATGGGCAAAGTTGAGAAGGCAGATTTTCGGGTGGCAGAGTATTTGGAATTGGCTGGAAGAGAGAAGTGGGCTAGAGTGTATGCAACTGCTAACCGAGGGTGGACAATGACTTCAAACATAGCAGAGTGTATTAATCGTCACCTTGTAGCAGCAAGAGAGCTTCCTATATTTGATTTTCTAGAAGAAGTGAAGAAGatgtttggaagatggaattatAATAACCGGAAAAATGGTACATACACGTTCACAACACTCGGTAAAAAGTTTCAGGAGATGTTGTCAATAAATGAGTATCTATGTTTACGTATGACG GCCGAACCATCAACCGAATACTTGTACACGGTATATGATGCAGGAAGGCATTTCATCGTTAACTTGGACAACAAAACGTGTAGTTGTCGGATGTTTCAAATAGACGAAATTCCATGCCCACATGCATGGGCTGCCATTAAGAAGAAAAATCTAATTGCTGATGATTACTGTTCCGGATTGTTCAAACCGCACACCGTGGTGAAGACGTATGATGTCGCCGTGGATCCTCTCCCTGACGAGCGGGAATGGAAGATTCCAACATACATATCAGAGGATGTTGTTTTGCCACCAAGATACAAGAGACCTCCTGGTAGGCCGAAGAAAAAGCGTGATAAGCCGTTATTTGAATTGCTTCTTGGAAAAAAGAGACATGCTTGCAGTACTTGTGGACAAACTGGACACAATAGACGATCTTGTAGTAATGCTCCTAGAaggaaataa
- the LOC132644746 gene encoding protein FAR1-RELATED SEQUENCE 2-like: MEIHNDMSVRVYVELKKENKQLAMYPLCITTTDKSVDTCVSGESCIEGGFLQIGYIKQTNAMETVVSGDLASSSCGNAVVVFENDTNLVISDKNQKEVVVDQVYKDKDTLKVVMANYAISNRFNFRAERSNAIRASSVGKSEMFRVREFRDKHTCPLKDKVYSQRHATSWLIGGIVKPKVANYKRKYTPNDIAEDVRNDLGMDVSYMVAWRAKEKSMKDLMGEPSDSYKKLPGYLYILDKTYPGSHIRMRKFDENEFLYLLIALYAFIKGFDCCRPIVVVDGSHLKTAYNGTFVSASTLDGAGNILPLAYGVIDSENDRSWTWFFERFREAYGVRENMCIVSDRHESINKAVSKIYPNVPHYACIWHLWGNVCKKYKKSHDVLSPVFYAMAKAYTQEDFDELMGKVEKADFRVAEYLELAGREKWARVYATANRGWTMTSNIAECINRHLVAARELPIFDFLEEVKKMFGRWNYNNRKNGTYTFTTLGKKFQEMLSINEYLCLRMTAEPSTEYLYTVYDAGRHFIVNLDNKTCSCRMFQIDEIPCPHAWAAIKKKNLIADDYCSGLFKPHTVVKTYDVAVDPLPDEREWKIPTYISEDVVLPPRYKRPPGRPKKKRDKPLFELLLGKKRHACSTCGQTGHNRRSCSNAPRRK, translated from the exons ATGGAAATACATAATGATATGAGTGTTAGGGTGTATGTGGAATTGAAGAAAGAGAACAAACAGTTAGCGATGTATCCTTTGTGCATAACTACAACTGATAAAAGCGTTGATACTTGTGTATCTGGTGAAAGTTGTATTGAAGGAGGATTTTTGCAAATTGGTTACATAAAACAAACAAATGCTATGGAAACAGTAGTGAGTGGAGACTTAGCTTCTTCAAGTTGTGGCAATGCCGTTGTTGTGTTCGAAAACGACACAAATCTGGTTATATCAGATAAGAACCAAAAAGAGGTTGTTGTTGATCAAGTTTACAAGGACAAAGATACACTGAAGGTTGTTATGGCGAATTATGCAATTTCCAACAGGTTCAATTTTCGTGCCGAGAGGTCAAATGCGATAAG GGCATCGAGCGTTGGTAAATCAGAAATGTTCAGGGTTAGGGAGTTTCGTGACAAGCATACATGTCCGCTAAAAGATAAGGTGTATTCACAACGCCATGCGACAAGTTGGCTTATAGGTGGAATTGTAAAACCAAAAGTAGCCAACTATAAGAGGAAATACACACCTAATGATATAGCGGAGGATGTAAGAAATGATCTTGGAATGGATGTGTCCTATATGGTCGCTTGGCGGGCTAAGGAAAAATCAATGAAGGATTTAATGGGTGAACCATCGGATTCTTACAAAAAATTACCTGGGTACCTATACATCTTGGATAAAACGTATCCAGGTTCACATATAAGAATGCGAAAATTCGACGAAAATGAGTTTCTGTATCTGTTAATAGCATTGTATGCATTCATCAAagggtttgattgttgtaggcCAATTGTTGTAGTTGACGGGAGCCACCTCAAAACAGCATACAACGGAACGTTTGTTTCAGCAAGCACGTTAGACGGTGCAG GTAATATACTTCCTTTAGCATATGGTGTGATAGATTCAGAAAATGACAGGTCTTGGACGTGGTTCTTTGAGCGATTCAGGGAAGCGTATGGTGTGAGAGAGAACATGTGTATTGTTTCTGATAGGCATGAAAGCATAAACAAAGCTGTTTCTAAAATCTATCCGAATGTGCCACATTATGCATGCATATGGCATCTTTGGGGTAACGTATGTAAGAAGTATAAGAAGAGCCATGATGTGTTGAGTCCCGTGTTTTATGCAATGGCAAAAGCGTACACGCAGGAAGATTTTGATGAGCTTATGGGCAAAGTTGAGAAGGCAGATTTTCGGGTGGCAGAGTATTTGGAATTGGCTGGAAGAGAGAAGTGGGCTAGAGTGTATGCAACTGCTAACCGAGGGTGGACAATGACTTCAAACATAGCAGAGTGTATTAATCGTCACCTTGTAGCAGCAAGAGAGCTTCCTATATTTGATTTTCTAGAAGAAGTGAAGAAGatgtttggaagatggaattatAATAACCGGAAAAATGGTACATACACGTTCACAACACTCGGTAAAAAGTTTCAGGAGATGTTGTCAATAAATGAGTATCTATGTTTACGTATGACG GCCGAACCATCAACCGAATACTTGTACACGGTATATGATGCAGGAAGGCATTTCATCGTTAACTTGGACAACAAAACGTGTAGTTGTCGGATGTTTCAAATAGACGAAATTCCATGCCCACATGCATGGGCTGCCATTAAGAAGAAAAATCTAATTGCTGATGATTACTGTTCCGGATTGTTCAAACCGCACACCGTGGTGAAGACGTATGATGTCGCCGTGGATCCTCTCCCTGACGAGCGGGAATGGAAGATTCCAACATACATATCAGAGGATGTTGTTTTGCCACCAAGATACAAGAGACCTCCTGGTAGGCCGAAGAAAAAGCGTGATAAGCCGTTATTTGAATTGCTTCTTGGAAAAAAGAGACATGCTTGCAGTACTTGTGGACAAACTGGACACAATAGACGATCTTGTAGTAATGCTCCTAGAaggaaataa
- the LOC132600280 gene encoding mitochondrial Rho GTPase 1-like — protein sequence MILMLLPCVVFLLVTYLQCLGAKKSLVLREIPEDGVNKLLSSKDALADCDIAIFVHDRSRETSWKRASDLLVDVASHGEATGYEVPCLIVAAKDDLDPYSTEIQDSTRVAILNSRGHNTEGCRLLLK from the exons ATGATCCTAATGTTACTTCCATGTGTAGTCTTTCTTCTGGTTACTTATTTGCAGTGTCTG GGGGCTAAAAAATCTCTTGTGCTACGAGAGATACCAGAAGATGGAGTGAATAAGCTTCTATCTAGCAAGGATGCGTTAGCAGATTGTGATATAGCAATTTTTGTCCATGACAG GTCTCGTGAAACTTCCTGGAAGAGAGCATCAGATCTACTGGTTGATGTTGCTAGCCATGGAGAGGCAACTGGTTATGAGGTGCCTTGTCTCATTGTAGCAGCTAAGGATGATCTGGATCCTTATTCGACGGAAATTCAAGATTCTACTAGGGTAGCTATCCTAAATAGTAGAGGACACAACACAGAGGGTTGTCGTTTGTTATTGAAATAA
- the LOC132599310 gene encoding peptidyl-prolyl cis-trans isomerase CYP21-1 isoform X1, producing the protein MGRAISVLLQPRWLLIFLGVFLLIFLASSIFLKEHERVDEVYEITHRVFLDVDIEKTRVGRIVIGLYGQNVPKTVENFRALCTGEMGKTADGVSLHYKGKPFHRIIPGFMIQGGDIVSGDGRGNISIYGGPFPDENLKIKHSHAGVISMVNAGPNSNGCQFFIPTVKASWLDGEHVVFGKVIEGMDTVYAIEGGAGTYSGKPRKKVIIADSGEIPKSKWDEDNQSSTS; encoded by the exons ATGGGTCGAGCGATCTCAGTTTTATTACAGCCTCGGTGGCTTCTGATCTTTCTTGGTGTTTTTCTTCTTATCTTTCTTGCTTCCTCCATCTTCCTAAAG GAGCATGAGAGGGTGGACGAGGTGTATGAAATTACCCACAGAGTATTCTTGGATGTTGATATAGAGAAAACACGTGTAG GAAGAATTGTGATAGGATTATATGGGCAAAATGTACCAAAAACTGTTG AGAATTTCAGGGCTTTGTGCACAG gggaaatggggaagaCTGCTGATGGAGTATCTCTTCATTACAAGGGAAAGCCATTTCATCGTATAATACCAGGATTCATGATTCAAGGTGGAGATATTGTGTCGGGTGATGGAAGGGGAAACATTTCCATTTATGGCGGTCCCTTCCCTGATGAAAATCTCAAGATAAAGCATTCTCATGCAG GTGTTATTTCCATGGTGAACGCAGGACCCAACTCCAATGGCTGTCAGTTCTTTATACCGACAGTGAAGGCAAGCTG GTTGGACGGGGAGCATGTTGTATTTGGCAAAGTTATTGAAGGTATGGACACAGTATATGCAATAGAGGGCGGAGCAGGAACTTACAGCGGAAAACCTAGGAAAAAGGTGATTATTGCAGACTCGGGGGAAATACCTAAGAGCAAGTGGGATGAGGATAACCAAAGTTCAACTTCATAA
- the LOC132599310 gene encoding peptidyl-prolyl cis-trans isomerase CYP21-1 isoform X2 gives MGRAISVLLQPRWLLIFLGVFLLIFLASSIFLKEHERVDEVYEITHRVFLDVDIEKTRVGRIVIGLYGQNVPKTVGEMGKTADGVSLHYKGKPFHRIIPGFMIQGGDIVSGDGRGNISIYGGPFPDENLKIKHSHAGVISMVNAGPNSNGCQFFIPTVKASWLDGEHVVFGKVIEGMDTVYAIEGGAGTYSGKPRKKVIIADSGEIPKSKWDEDNQSSTS, from the exons ATGGGTCGAGCGATCTCAGTTTTATTACAGCCTCGGTGGCTTCTGATCTTTCTTGGTGTTTTTCTTCTTATCTTTCTTGCTTCCTCCATCTTCCTAAAG GAGCATGAGAGGGTGGACGAGGTGTATGAAATTACCCACAGAGTATTCTTGGATGTTGATATAGAGAAAACACGTGTAG GAAGAATTGTGATAGGATTATATGGGCAAAATGTACCAAAAACTGTTG gggaaatggggaagaCTGCTGATGGAGTATCTCTTCATTACAAGGGAAAGCCATTTCATCGTATAATACCAGGATTCATGATTCAAGGTGGAGATATTGTGTCGGGTGATGGAAGGGGAAACATTTCCATTTATGGCGGTCCCTTCCCTGATGAAAATCTCAAGATAAAGCATTCTCATGCAG GTGTTATTTCCATGGTGAACGCAGGACCCAACTCCAATGGCTGTCAGTTCTTTATACCGACAGTGAAGGCAAGCTG GTTGGACGGGGAGCATGTTGTATTTGGCAAAGTTATTGAAGGTATGGACACAGTATATGCAATAGAGGGCGGAGCAGGAACTTACAGCGGAAAACCTAGGAAAAAGGTGATTATTGCAGACTCGGGGGAAATACCTAAGAGCAAGTGGGATGAGGATAACCAAAGTTCAACTTCATAA
- the LOC132599311 gene encoding uncharacterized protein LOC132599311, with protein MEKTSEDPNKSILADPTNTTTQPLLDPITPHHHYYPGQSSLDPEDQTQYLQISYNFGSRPFKDLPFVILFTLLVLCTFGFGIFASVHRNPHHSHVSSFTYNFTSSSCNLEKSNLLSSSDFFSLYSSDSSFLKSLIWTLVVTLILSIPFVLFVLFLLKRYTKQIVYASLPFFVIVPVFLDIYWFVACTVSSKCSEDFPLAYRILVLAFVLLLIGLLVWIFVANWHRIELTVKIIGVASYALSRNLGLFGVLPALTLGLLAYYAPIVVFLVFARFNGEVVPKEKNGEYYCVWKQDRWVPAYYTFAILTMLWSATSMIEAQVYVISGTIAQWYFNKDESGPKRSMRSALRNAFGPSSGTVCFSGLLIAVVRMVRSMVDNARQEGSGIVNVILRCCVNSLLSAVEFVNKFTINFAAITGEAYCTSAKMTYELLKRNLLSPVFVETVSTRILAGIIFVLSTVYAVLVFVVVRAASHLGVEAYFIAALAWLLLMVVLGYFVHVLDNVIDTVYVCYAIDRDRGEVCKQEVHDVYVHLPISRSHSSAAYGARSPLV; from the exons ATGGAAAAAACTAGTGAAGACCCAAACAAGTCTATACTTGCTGACCCCACCAACACCACTACCCAACCCCTTCTTGATCCCATAAcacctcatcatcattactacccTGGCCAATCTTCTTTAGACCCTGAAGACCAAACTCAGTACCTTCAGATCTCTTATAACTTTGGTTCAAGACCCTTTAAAGACCTTCCTTTTGTTATCCTTTTTACTCTTCTTGTTCTTTGTACTTTTGGTTTTGGTATCTTTgcttctgttcatagaaatccacATCACTCCCATGTTTCCTCTTTTACCTACAATTTCACTTCATCTTCTTGTAATCTTGAAAAATCCAACCTTTTGAGTTCTAGTGACTTTTTTTCACTTTACTCATCGGATTCTAGTTTCTTGAAAAGTTTAATTTGGACCCTTGTAGTTACTTTAATTCTCAGTATACCCTTTGTGCTCTTTGTGCTTTTCTTGCTTAAGAGGTATACGAAGCAGATAGTTTATGCTTCACTTCCTTTTTTTGTAATTGTTCCTGTTTTCCTTGATATCTACTGGTTTGTTGCTTGTACTGTGAGCTCCAAATGTAGTGAAGATTTCCCTTTAGCCTATAGGATTTTAGTGCTTGCTTTTGTGTTGTTGTTAATTGGGCTTCTTGTTTGGATTTTTGTAGCGAATTGGCATAGGATTGAGTTGACTGTTAAGATTATTGGGGTTGCTTCTTATGCCCTTTCAAGGAATTTAGGGTTGTTTGGGGTGCTTCCAGCATTGACTTTAGGGCTGTTGGCATATTATGCTCCGATCGTTGTTTTCTTAGTGTTTGCTAGGTTTAATGGAGAGGTGGTACCTAAGGAAAAGAATGGGGAGTACTATTGTGTATGGAAACAGGATAGGTGGGTTCCTGCTTATTATACTTTTGCTATTTTAACAATGCTTTGGTCTGCAACATCAATGATTGAGGCACAGGTTTATGTGATAAGTGGAACAATTGCTCAATGGTACTTCAACAAGGATGAATCAGGTCCCAAAAGGTCTATGAGAAGTGCTTTGAG AAATGCGTTTGGTCCATCCTCAGGCACAGTATGTTTCTCTGGATTACTGATCGCTGTGGTTCGTATGGTTCGTTCCATGGTTGATAATGCAAGACAAGAAGGTTCTGGAATTGTGAACGTTATTCTGCGATGTTGTGTCAATTCCTTGCTGTCTGCGGTTGAGTTTGTGAACAAATTCACCATAAACTTTGCAGCTATAACTGGTGAAGCATATTGCACTTCTGCTAAGATGACATATGAACTTCTAAAGCGCAATCTTCTCTCCCCAGTTTTTGTGGAGACTGTCTCCACTCGCATACTGGCTGGAATAATCTTTGTTCTCTCAACAGTGTATGCAGTATTG GTTTTTGTTGTGGTAAGAGCTGCTAGTCATCTTGGTGTCGAAGCATACTTTATTGCTGCTCTGGCATGGCTTCTGCTGATGGTGGTTCTTGGTTACTTCGTGCACGTTTTGGATAATGTTATCGACACAGTATATGTTTGCTATGCGATTGACAGAGACAGAGGAGAGGTATGTAAACAGGAGGTTCATGATGTTTATGTGCACCTTCCTATCAGTAGGAGTCATAGTTCCGCTGCTTACGGTGCCAGAAGTCCCCTTGTATAA
- the LOC132599312 gene encoding actin-depolymerizing factor 5-like, with product MAMAFKMATTGMWVTDECKNSYMDMKWKKVHRYIVYKIDEKSRLVTVDKVGGAGENYEDLAKALPKDDCRYAVFDFDFVTVDNCRKSKIFFIAWSPTESRIRAKILYATSKAGLRRVLDGISYELQATDPTEMGIDLIKDRAK from the exons ATGGCTATGGCTTTTAAGATG GCGACTACGGGCATGTGGGTGACTGATGAATGCAAGAATTCTTACATGGATATGAAATGGAAGAAAGTTCATAGGTACATAGTTTACAAGATTGATGAGAAATCAAGATTGGTCACAGTTGACAAAGTTGGTGGGGCTGGAGAAAACTATGAGGATTTGGCTAAAGCTCTCCCCAAAGATGATTGTCGATATGCCGTATTTGATTTCGATTTTGTTACAGTTGATAATTGCAGAAAGAGCAAGATCTTCTTCATTGCCTG GTCACCAACAGAATCAAGAATCAGAGCAAAAATATTGTATGCAACATCAAAAGCTGGACTGAGGAGAGTGCTAGATGGAATTAGCTATGAACTTCAAGCAACTGATCCAACTGAGATGGGAATTGATTTGATCAAGGACAGAGCCAAATGA